A window of Pan paniscus chromosome 16, NHGRI_mPanPan1-v2.0_pri, whole genome shotgun sequence genomic DNA:
cttgggtgtttctcgcagagggggatttggcagggtcacaggacaatagtggagggaaggtcagcagataaacaagtgaacaaagttctctggttttcctaggcagaggaccctgcggccttccgcagtgtgtgtgtccctgggtacttgagattaaggagtggtgatgactcttaacgaacatgctgccttcaagcatctgtttaacaaagcacatcttgcaccgcccttaatccattcaaccctgagtggatacagcacatgtttcagagagcacagggttgggggtaaggtcacagatcaacaggatcccaaggcagaagaatttttcttagtacagaacaaaatgaaaagtctcccatgtctacctctttctacacagacacagcaaccatccgatttctcaatcttttccccacctttcccccctttctattccataaaaccgccattgtcttcatggcccgttctcaatgagctgttgagtacacctcccagatggggtggtggccgggcagaggagctcctcacttcccagtaggggcggccgggcagaagcgcccctcacctcccggacggggcggctggccgggcggggggctgaccccccacctccctcccggacagggcggctggccaggcagaggggctcctcacttcccggtaggggcggccgggcagaggcgcccctcacctcccggacagggcggctggccgggtggggggctgatccccccacctccctcccggacggggcggctggctgggcagaggggctcctcacttcccagtaggggcggccgggcagaggcgccccccccacctcctggacagggcggctggccgggcagggggctgatccccccacctccctcccggacggggcggctggccaggcggggggctgatccccccacctccctcccggacggggcggctggccgggcagaggggctcctcacttcccagtaggggcggccgggcagaggcacccctcgcctcccggacggggcggctggccaggcggggggctgacccccccacctccctcccggacgaggcggctggccgggcagaggggctcctcacttcccggtaggggcggccgggcagaggtgcccctcacctcccggatggggcggctggccgggtggggggctgacccccccacctccctcccagacgaggagggaggacgctcctcacttctcagacggggtggctgctgggcggaggggctcctcacttctcagacggggcggttgtcaggcagagggtctcctcacttctcagacagggcggccgggcagagacactcctcacatcccggacggggcggcagggcagaggtgctccccacatctcagacgatgggcggccgggcagagacgctcctcacttcccagatgtgatggcggccgggaagaggcgctcctcacttcctagatgggatggcggccgggcagagacgctcctcactttccagactgggcagccaggcagaggggctcctcacatcccagacgatgggcggcgaggcagagacgctcctcacttcccagacggggtggctgccaggcagaggctgcaatctcggcacttagggaggccaaggcaggcggctgggaggtggttgtagcgagccgagatcacgccactgcactccagcctgggcgccattgagcactgagttaacgagactccgtctgcaatcccggcacctcgggaggccgaggctggcggatcactcgcggttaggagctggagaccagcccagccgacacatcgaaaccccgtctccaccaaaaaaatacgaaaaccagtcaggcgtggcggcgcacgcctgcaatcgcaggcactcggcaggctgaggcaggagaatcgggcagggaggttgcagtgagctgagatggcagcagtaccgtccagcttcggctcggcatcagagggagaccgtggaaagaggggagaggggagaggggagaggggagaggggggaggggggaggggggaggggagaggggagagggagctctatctaccacacagtccttctctgaatatctaAATCGACTTTGTCCCTACTAGCATGTTTCTGCCTTTTGGATGATGACTATGATGAGCAGAGCCATCTGTTCCCAAGGAGCTGGCTGGTGCCACTGCTCTACCCCTGTGTTCTAGGAGAAGTGGATAGAGGATTTGCCGAGGGAGGTGAGCAGAGGAAGAGATGACTTCCTCATTTGATGTGGAATAAGTCTCAATAGGCTGTCATTTCCATAACCATTTCATAAAAGTTGTTTCTTTGCAAGAAGTAAAGCTTCACTTTCTCCCTTTTTTGACCTGTCCCTTTAGGCTAAAATTTGCCGGTGAACCtgatccatccctccctcccttccttccttccttcctttttcctttttctttctctctttctctctttctttctttctttctatttttgaacTTGATTTCACTCACACAAGAAATGCTGCCTATTCACTCCCTACACTGCTGGGAGGAAATCATGTAAGATGACCCAgctctttcaaaaaatattatggCATGAAAGATCACAATGCTTAAAAATGTTCATAGCCTTTTATCTTATAATCTTACTTCCAGAAATCAATCTGAAGAAAGTAATTCTAAATGTCATTACAGATTTAGGCATGAGGATGCTTATCATTGTGTTGTATAactgcaaaaactggaagcaacttaCACTTCCACAACAGAGGAATGGTGAAGAAGTCATGGCATgttgaaatgatgaaatattgTGTTAACAAATGGTGTTCGACAGTTTGAAATAGAGACTTGAAGACCACTTATTTCGAAAAATGGTAAGTCAAGAATATGAGAcacaaaattaggctgggcgtggtggctcaagcctgtaatcccagcactttgggaggctgaggcgggcggatcacctgaggtcaggaatttgagaacagcctggctaacatggcaaaaccccgcctccactaaaaatgcaaaaattagctgggcgtggtggtgcatgcctgtaatcccagctacttgggaggctgagacaggagaatcccttgaacccatgaggcagaggttgtagtgatctgagatcttgccattgcactctagcctgggcaacagagcaagactccatctcaaaacacacaaaaaaaaagaaaaaaaaaaaaagaaaaaagaaaactcacaggGCAGGAGACCCTACCAGGAAGATAATTGTGGGGCTCCCCTAGAAGCTCTTCACCCGTATGGGTAACCCTGAAGAGATGGAACATGTGCACACTCATTAGTGGATCCATGACCTGCCAAAGTGGCCCAGGCAGAAGGTGCTCTGCTGTGCTTGTCACTAAATTTAGACTACAGGTGGCAGGAAGGGCACAGGAGGAAGGATTAAAGATCCAAGAGGGTGGCTGCTTAGGATGTTTTAGGAACCTAAATCTGGGTTGTGCTGTTGAGTGGAAACACCAGTTCCAAACATCCCAGCCAGCTGGTGTGGCACTGTTTGTCCTGAGAACTGGAGGTGAACACTCCCTTGTCCACACAAATACCCAGCCTGCACACCACCAGCAGGAGTCTGCTGAGACCAGGAGCCAACTGGCCAGGCAACCCCACTAGAGACTCTCGGAGTGCTCTGCTTGCTCTTGTAGGCTGGCTGTTCCCAGCTGCTGGGAAGTCAGATCCCACAGGCAGACGTTGCAGGCAGCCTGGACAAAGCCTGGGAAACACCTAAGAGAACTTCCCCTTCATTCAAACATCTGGCATAGAGGTGAAGTGTGAGGGCTCTGGAGTGAGAGCCCTCATACTATTGTCTTCCAGCTCTTCTACTAACTAGGCTGGAGGATAAACCTTAGATAAGCTGCTTGATTGCCTCACTTTCCGCAGTTAGCATGGAACCTTGGACCTGACATATGGTGGATGCTTGACAAATGCTGTCGAATGAAGGACAAAGAGTAGGATAGGGTGGGCCTCATCAAGCAGACCCCTGAGGTAGGTTCACAGGGGCTTCTCCCCTTTGGGAAGAGACACATGGTGTGTCATGCATGGTTCCCTGCTCTCCCACACCCCTTCACCGCTCAACTAAGAGGGAATCTCCTTCTATCCATGCAGGCATGTTTCTGGCTTTCCTCTTGGTGGGCAGGCACACATCCACAATCTAGGCCACAATTAGGCATGGCTCAGTTTTGTCAGGGTTTGGGGCTGCAGAGTCCTCACCATCGGTTGGTGGGAGCTTCTTTCCTACATCGGTCTCACAATCTTGCTTCCTCTAACATATTTCCATCTTAGCCACAATGTTATTATATTATCTTTAAGAATGTAGGAAAACCCTCCCCCCTAATTCCCACCACCCCTACTCTGCCTCTGGTCACAGGCGATGGAGTCCAGGCTTGAGCCAAATGTAACCAGCCCGCAAGGGTCAAGAGGGCCCCAGGGGGCCTTAAACatacaaggaaaaaataagagcACACCAAGGCCCTCCCAAGGGGCAGCCGAGAGAATGTTGAAGCCCACGCAGAAGTTCTTTAACAATTGAGAGGGGGTGGGAGAGCCTCCCTCAAGGGTGACTGAGAAGGATAAATAGGAAAACCAGCATTCAAAGGAGAGGATGAGGGAATGGAGGCTACCCCCAAACACCCAGGGTGAGTGGTTACGCGAGATCTCACAGTTCACCCACAGCCCTCTCTCATTCTAAATCTCTCTGTGACCTCTGAAGCTACAAGTTTCTCTACTTTTAACCTCTTGAGTAGAGACAGAGGCATGTCAGGCGTGAACCACAGTAACCAGTTCACGATGGAAATTCAAGGAGAGGGAAACATCTCACAAATTGCTGCCCGGGCTTTGTGGGtggaggggctgagggagggtggGGACGGGAGATGGGGTTTATCCACCAGCTGATCAAGCCTACCAGCAGCAAGTCCTCCGGGTGTTGGGGATTTGGGGGCTTCTTCCCAGGCCAGTGTAGCTAATTTAAGTCATCTGTGTGCCGAAATTCAGTTAAAATGGAGTTTTAGCAGAATTCTTCATGTGGATGCTGTGGTTAAACAGAAATTCCTTTTCAATGATGTTTGAACAGTGAGTCAAAATAAGGCCAGTAATAAGCTAGTGATGAGTAACTccaggacagagcaagacctgggtGGAGAGGATGTTTATATGGAGCACACGGGCCAAAGTAGAAGGGAAATGATTCCTTCTCCAGGTCTCTTAGCAGGAGGTAGCCTCTTgctctcctcccacccacccctgtTCTATAGGGATTATTGTTTCCTTACAGAATTCCTGAGCCTGATTGAACGTCAATGATCATAGTCAAGGATCTGTCTTTTTCaacataaaatttcttttatcgctttttcttattaaaaagtaCCACTGCTccacaggcgcggtggctcatgcctgtaatcccagcactttgggaggccgaggtaggtggatcacttgaggtcaggaattcaagaccagcctggccaacgtggtgaaagcccatctctattaataatacaaaaaattagctgggggtggtggtgcacacctgtaatctcagctactcgggaggagagaatctcttgaacctgggaggcaaaggttgcagtgaactgagattgaaccactgcactccagcctgggctacagagcaagacttcatctcaaaaaaaaaaaaaaaaaaaggattactgCTCATtacagaaaaatcagaaaatactaatacaagtaaaaagaagaaatgttaaagtATTCATAATCTCTCTTAAACATCACTATTAATGCCACTTTAGATTATTAGTATGCCTTCCTaggtaaacatatatatatatatatatatatatatgtaacatatttgggtatatataaaatatatgatacacACAAATGcacttttttcaaagaaaaacaggTCTGTCCTGTAGTATGGCTTTGTGCTGTATTTCTCCTCTTTTACCTAACATTTCCTGTGGCTGTAGATACATTTGCCAGCATCATTTAGTGGCTGCATATTTTCCTACCACCTGAAGTACTAAGTTGATTTAGCCAGTTCCctgttgttggacacttaggttgttgcAACTTTTTCTCGATTATAATTGTAATGAACATCCATGCAGCTAAATCtttgcataaattattttttttcatgcCTCAGGTTTATTTGTACAAATAGCACAGGACGACACCAGCCCCATGCAGATGGCAGCCCGGCGGGGGGGGTCGCACCAGTCCTTCTGTCCTCACGTTGGCAGACAGAGATCTCTACTCTGAAGCCTTTGTAGGGGGACTGGGCACCTTTGGGAGCCTGAGCTGGAACTGAAGCCGGAGCTGCAGCCTGGGCCTTGGTTTGATCCTTGGCGTTGGCCTTTGGCTGGCACAGCCTGAGCGCCTTGGCAATGCGGGCACAAGCGTGCTTCCCAAGCTTGGGGTGGCCAATGTAGGCAAGCTGATTGAGCTTGCGGCTGACACCCTTTGGGATCTTGGGCTTAACCTCCTTGGGCTTTACGAGGGCCTTGATAGCCTTGGCACGTGCACTCGTGGCCTTGGCACTGTTGGCCTGCATCTTCTTTAGGCCCTTCTTGCTGTGCTTCTTGGCAAAGGGCATGTTCCTCAGGAACTTGGGATCCACCCCCTTTAGAGACACCGATCTTTGTGACTGAGGTTTCTTGATACCATTTCTGTGCCGTTTTTGGAACTGGTCATGTGTGTTGTGGTTCTTGGACTTGGCCATGTCTGCACCG
This region includes:
- the LOC100977913 gene encoding uncharacterized protein LOC100977913; this translates as MAKSKNHNTHDQFQKRHRNGIKKPQSQRSVSLKGVDPKFLRNMPFAKKHSKKGLKKMQANSAKATSARAKAIKALVKPKEVKPKIPKGVSRKLNQLAYIGHPKLGKHACARIAKALRLCQPKANAKDQTKAQAAAPASVPAQAPKGAQSPYKGFRVEISVCQREDRRTGATPPAGLPSAWGWCRPVLFAPWGPLDPCGLVTFGSSLDSIACDQRQITTEKEASHQDYDNLDVTGDNQYNITLQLITQEPIIETVLLHQDLVVKQETEKKLLLKAVLCAGNQESFLRPDGREGTLLGKERVGGKRRGVREDERWQRRDPVLSLDLKLRVGGRRWPGARPARISTPLAAHLLRPFPG